From Drosophila yakuba strain Tai18E2 chromosome 2L, Prin_Dyak_Tai18E2_2.1, whole genome shotgun sequence, one genomic window encodes:
- the LOC6527479 gene encoding uncharacterized protein LOC6527479 isoform X4 has product MATSTLQSPSPSPSTASVSAKNPQLKRVVYSKYRELLGSYNDKANAIIDTLPAYMVRQDRGFQFSSDLPVNAADANRNGLESSYGQRGGGGSGNGGYEAPACVQNAMMTKDKKPFTYTPGGIDLSQIRSERMAKRLARNAQSEGANGAAQQNRPAQPQSPGGAASAIGAAAMGMPFQVLPPPPPPPQPQSGKNGTQGASAAPPPPPPQQPSTLAPPTGRLSAPGSPATARKSPTPQRFEPPPLGFRPEIKIPPNPMAALRKVAPPVEKNTFWKDEYIKDRSKSPLPEVATGANGGFSSAQTSDAVDGPRPSAASVESSYSPYTPTQQVPPVAKSPPVQYQQPTPPATPPQQQQQLQQQLQQPEQQSATRSEFRSVPMPTSPAVNVYTRQTDSPRSPFEPQQQQQQQQQQQQQQPQRSTESPFRFAQQQQQLQQSPQQRPPTAISPLAQVQQQQQQQLQQQQQQLQQLQQQQFQQQQLQQQQQQQQLQQQQQQLQQQQQQQQLQQQQAAQSVPWRTQRAQPGAQQQQESHPQPIYNNVQQQQRSRDVFSPARNETPAANTFNLQQQQQNFGTQQNQFGGAAKPTNVGSLYIAPLAQPTEPQAQRILLQQQQQSSARDSPMRQLPQQQQPQNNQPMRWLSSQPASKEQAPWARPEENGNVLPSTLRQTTPAPQPQVVPQSQPQQQTSFYQPQLVQGNGYGPTPITAAPISLQNFGSNPQPGGLRLQINLNTNGNSSNNTNQSAPRERIIPITLEQTPTYAAAQPNFGAPAGHIIRSANQFVDQGYQNYPPQAQRVLSPSQPLSASNNTNGNANATRLIPIAIEGGRGGPVSQSPVLLQNDPRSPPIQSKSFRILQKITDTVDDGSGNGDLRQDLQQTPQEAELQRPQFARQMSAQQARNSPTIEQMRRLQIGQDQPNNNQQSGTPLTWSPQGNGVSAQNRFTQQRYDTPQQQQQQYVPPSEQQAPEPKKYTGSAIPSRSFKILQAMTTPENADHKIHTELDSDLENVELNESPNNNNNNNSNNGSTENNNNHNKINSKTNKRHSYTSSTYTTTPSSSSCTEPTTHSSNSSLSSDSSCPPQPPRSQSVPPQYPYAFGYPYPWYMPPPPPVNGEGAPWPYPYSYPPPPPPQSMDGKQAEGFPPYPYYYPYYPPPMPPYGQQPGEVQMPPGYPQFHAMPPYGHPYPYPVAPSYSQSSTEESRASSVLPDIIITPSTDDIPSQVIMKHHIRVEPREPPKRAHSVEIEEVVSKPKARNICTNNHEVIDVLSQRLANINKIASGNTQANLSKQLQKNYAGEQAKELGERSPSENASNSDSQSEEESSDDEEDTPKLGARPAPLQSIKSVTNVQVYKGKTLEQHLDSESSDDEEDVTTADEMYDEEEQIEEEQEGLVEEMEDDYIVEEDLSVIYEEESELERSSEYAKTVIRKDDSRSTLVDDIEKEIEDNDDDDDEDDESNSVTVRLPLRFSFSRSSNDENIATVEVGKTTQIEEKQPNIVSSFSVAKVESDDEDDDCEVSVTISLSNSSRSNSVEKVAQPYRPSNAYPVEDISTPIKTSEEDVSTSFSLGMRNKFMGETTANDVTNNISRDQAKPKNDVTEVDSSPKEEFDFFATLMATKMQAQKMMEQSKNFWKTPDSKLVETEAEKPKLRPKENIPEAKPPRPISGDMSKTPASLEAAKNSFWSTFATTSKETEPKEQEDAAEEVDFWASIEKKDTSDKEEKQWTKKKKTVTYTPLQKEAVTRVEHWTTTFRAQLESLPMPQKAEVHFVVEEKQKEIEQPQEETQGEETDFWGLVNQDKMENTVSATWERKEYNSEPPQRVTEQPKQPDEDVDFWANIETSGTYEDEEKPNDITYEPTKYPAEPREVDTDEEIDFWAEIEARRNPAEDDDEDVTFHRSATFWARKERQNSIEETPYKPVEIKAFRAKLPDEAAVEIDVWATLEAARGHEPEIVDPAVEEEKVLAEQFEELEHESSEEEEDDTEEEKELEQKPREEVQESNLSHMDTMSLASMHEPATVYTWAQPPQEADDNEDETDFWADMEKERSKKEQFEEAEQKRHNYRQAMAFFNTSIDGQQSPPQKNASPNRSSVILEVEEPQEVDLGPPGEYQLVGEDGVIVEEHKPAITESEEEERGAATPTNMEPQLPEVYVEPEPEVKRLVNGLPDLAVEKFSETPKISVRDRISAFEVIPSATSDGTKGLPKQSLSVDSAYGKGTLSRNSSTQRSESEIEEDDSGVTDMNRHLSETDTESESFPELRKMTSYQRAATHSRLFKLLQDENDVPEAGVQTADEFQLKPSRRKIVHNVSITRRQNPGALNDAETMTQRRERLSLPLRKNTSIDADNPSTPNSPASPIMGPSTKNQRVVSDKLVNELVQSLLLKSDSSHLRNLPMERLQAAAKQALVEEMDSAQENSSLDSTPAPTPKHDKEYSDYYNSWCEASGSGDDVLPSKSFRALQDPRRSPWTVRCPRVLSSKTINRDLARVTESPEIANGRGSKSPECFRQNSHSQSRERSVSSWRRV; this is encoded by the exons ATGGCCACCTCAACGCTGCAATCTCCGTCGCCGTCGCCATCAACCGCCTCCGTCTCGGCCAAGAATCCACAGCTGAAGCGCGTTGTCTACTCCAAGTACCGGGAACTACTTGGTTCTTATAATGATAAGGCCAATGCCATCATCGACACTCTGCCCGCATATATGGTTCGTCAGGATCGCGgatttcagttcagttcggaTCTCCCCGTGAATGCCGCGGATGCCAATCGGAATGGCCTGGAATCGTC GTATGGACAGCGCGGAGGAGGCGGATCCGGAAACGGAGGCTACGAGGCGCCCGCATGCGTGCAGAACGCGATGATGACAAAAGACAAGAAGCCCTTCACCTACACGCCCGGCGGCATCGATCTCTCCCAGATCCGCTCGGAGCGGATGGCCAAGCGGTTGGCGCGCAATGCCCAATCGGAAGGAGCCAACGGAGCCGCCCAGCAGAACAGACCCGCCCAGCCACAGTCGCCAGGTGGTGCAGCCAGTGCGATCGGAGCCGCTGCCATGGGCATGCCGTTCCAGGtgctgccaccgccaccaccaccgccgcaaCCACAGTCGGGTAAGAATGGCACCCAAGGTGCTAGCGCCgcacccccaccaccacccccacaACAACCCAGCACATTAGCGCCACCCACTGGCCGTCTGAGTGCACCCGGTTCTCCGGCAACGGCGCGCAAATCGCCAACTCCACAGCGTTTTGAGCCGCCGCCACTGGGATTCCGGCCGGAGATCAAGATACCGCCCAATCCCATGGCTGCGCTCCGCAAGGTGGCGCCGCCCGTGGAGAAGAACACGTTCTGGAAGGACGAGTACATTAAGGATCGCTCCAAGAGTCCCCTGCCCGAGGTGGCAACTGGCGCGAATGGAGGATTTAGCAGCGCACAGACATCCGATGCAGTTGATG GCCCAAGACCATCTGCAGCTAGCGTTGAAAGCAGCTATAGTCCTTACACACCGACGCAGCAAGTGCCGCCCGTGGCCAAGAGTCCACCGGTGCAATATCAACAGCCAACGCCGCCGGCAACACcgccgcaacagcagcagcagctgcagcagcaactgcaacagccgGAGCAGCAATCTGCAACACGTTCGGAGTTCCGCAGTGTGCCCATGCCAACATCGCCAGCGGTGAACGTCTACACACGTCAGACGGACAGTCCGAGATCGCCTTTcgagccacagcagcagcagcaacagcagcagcagcaacagcagcagcagccacagcgATCCACTGAGAGCCCCTTCCGgtttgcacagcagcaacagcaactgcaacagtcTCCGCAACAACGTCCACCAACAGCGATTTCGCCGCTGGCtcaggtgcagcagcaacagcaacagcagctgcaacagcagcagcaacagctccagcagctgcagcaacagcagttccagcagcaacaactgcagcagcaacaacagcagcaacaattgcagcagcagcagcaacaattgcagcagcagcaacagcagcaacaattgcagcagcaacaggcagCTCAATCAGTACCATGGCGCACTCAACGCGCTCAGCCTGGagcacaacagcaacaggagtCGCATCCACAACCCATCTACAACAATgttcagcagcaacaaagatCTCGCGATGTCTTCAGTCCGGCAAGGAATGAAACACCGGCAGCAAACACGTTCAATttacagcagcaacagcagaacTTTGGCACTCAGCAAAACCAATTTGGCGGAGCAGCAAAGCCG ACCAACGTTGGATCGCTTTACATAGCTCCATTGGCCCAGCCCACTGAACCGCAGGCCCAACGAATCCttttgcaacagcagcagcagtcatCTGCTCGGGATTCTCCGATGCGCCAActtccacagcagcagcagccacagaaCAACCAACCCATGCGTTGGCTCAGCTCACAGCCGGCTAGCAAGGAGCAGGCTCCATGGGCTCGTCCCGAGGAGAATGGCAACGTGCTGCCCTCCACCTTGCGTCAGACCACCCCGGCACCGCAGCCCCAAGTCGTACCTCAAtcgcagccacagcagcagacGTCCTTCTACCAGCCGCAGTTGGTCCAAGGTAATGGCTATGGACCAACGCCGATTACTGCCGCTCCCATCAGTCTGCAGAACTTCGGATCAAATCCACAGCCTGGAGGACTGCGTTTGCAGATCAACTTAAACAccaatggcaacagcagcaataacaCAAATCAAAGTGCTCCGCGG gagcgtaTCATACCGATAACTCTTGAGCAGACGCCCACGTATGCCGCAGCCCAGCCCAACTTTGGTG CGCCTGCAGGTCACATAATACGCTCAGCTAATCAATTTGTCGATCAAGGTTACCAGAACTACCCACCTCAAGCCCAGCGAGTCCTGTCGCCCAGTCAGCCATTAAGTGCGAGTAACAACACCAATGGGAATGCGAATGCCACCCGGCTAATCCCGATAGCCATCGAGGGAGGACGCGGTGGTCCAGTTTCCCAGTCGccagtgctgctgcaaaa CGATCCACGCTCACCGCCCATCCAATCAAAATCGTTTAGAATTTTGCAAAAGATAACCGACACCGTGGACGACGGCAGCGGGAATGGCGATTTGCGGCAGGATCTGCAGCAGACGCCCCAGGAGGCGGAGCTGCAGCGGCCGCAGTTCGCCCGCCAGATGAGCGCCCAGCAGGCCAGGAATAGTCCAACCATCGAGCAGATGCGACGCCTGCAAATCGGACAGGATCAGCCGAATAACAATCAGCAGTCGGGTACGCCACTTACTTGGTCCCCGCAAG GTAACGGCGTGTCAGCTCAAAATCGATTTACGCAACAACGATATG ATACcccccaacaacaacaacagcaatatgTGCCGCCAAGTGAACAGCAAGCTCCGGAACCCAAAAAATACACAGGCAGCGCTATACCCAGTCGATCATTCAAAATTCTACAGGCAATGACAACACCTGAAAATGCCG ACCATAAAATTCACACCGAGCTGGACTCGGATTTGGAAAATGTTGAACTGAACGAATCcccaaacaataataataataataacagtaACAACGGAAGtactgaaaataataataatcataataagATTAACAGTAAAACCAATAAACGTCATAGCTACACATCATCCACATACACAACCACACCCTCATCATCATCCTGCACAGAACCCACCACACATTCATCAAACTCATCTCTTAGTTCGGATAGCTCTTGTCCCCCACAGCCACCCCGATCGCAATCGGTTCCACCCCAGTATCCCTATGCCTTCGGGTATCCGTATCCGTGGTACAtgcctccacctccaccagTCAATGGTGAGGGAGCTCCATGGCCATATCCCTATTCATATCCACCGCCACCCCCACCACAATCGATGGATGGCAAGCAGGCAGAAGGATTTCCACCATATCCCTATTACTACCCATATTATCCGCCTCCCATGCCGCCCTATGGACAACAACCTGGGGAAGTTCAAATGCCCCCCGGCTATCCTCAGTTTCATGCCATGCCACCCTATGGTCACCCGTATCCCTACCCAGTGGCTCCCAGTTACAGCCAGAGTTCCACAGAAGAGAGCAGAGCCAGCAGTGTTCTACCGGATATAATCATCACTCCCAGTACCGATGATATACCCTCGCAGGTCATTATGAAGCATCACATCCGAGTGGAGCCACGAGAGCCACCAAAACGGGCGCACTCTGTGGAGATAGAGGAGGTGGTCAGCAAACCGAAGGCCCGAAATATTTGCACCAACAATCACGAGGTCATCGATGTGCTGAGCCAACGTCTGGccaatatcaacaaaattGCCAGTGGGAACACCCAGGCCAATCTCTCCAAGCAGCTGCAGAAGAACTATGCAGGTGAGCAAGCCAAGGAGCTGGGCGAAAGATCCCCCAGCGAAAATGCCTCCAACTCGGATAGCCAGTCGGAGGAAGAGAGCAGTGATGACGAAGAGGATACCCCTAAGCTGGGAGCTCGTCCCGCTCCCTTGCAGTCCATTAAGTCAGTGACAAATGTGCAGGTGTACAAAGGTAAAACACTGGAACAGCATTTGGACTCCGAGAGCAGCGATGATGAAGAAGATGTGACTACTGCGGATGAAATGTACGATGAGGAGGAACAGatcgaggaggagcaagaGGGATTGGTCGAGGAAATGGAAGACGATTACATCGTGGAGGAGGACCTAAGCGTTATATACGAGGAAGAGAGCGAACTGGAACGCAGCAGTGAATATGCCAAGACAGTAATTCGAAAGGATGACTCCCGATCCACTTTAGTTGATGATATTGAAAAGGAAATCGaagataatgatgatgatgacgacgaggatgaTGAGTCCAACTCGGTAACAGTACGTTTGCCACTTCGCTTCTCCTTCAGTCGCAGCTCTAACGATGAAAACATTGCCACTGTAGAAGTCGGTAAGACAACACAGATCGAAGAAAAACAACCCAACATTGTAAGCTCGTTCAGTGTGGCCAAGGTCGAAAgtgatgatgaggatgatgacTGTGAAGTCAGTGTGACCATCAGTTTGTCAAACTCTTCGCGCTCAAATTCAGTGGAGAAGGTTGCTCAACCCTATCGGCCCTCCAATGCATATCCAGTGGAGGATATAAGTACACCCATCAAAACTAGTGAAGAAGACGTCTCCACCTCGTTCTCACTGGGTATGCGCAACAAATTTATGGGAGAAACAACTGCCAATGATGTAACTAATAATATATCCCGGGATCAAGCGAAACCAAAGAACGATGTTACGGAAGTTGATAGCTCCCCGAAAGAAGAATTCGACTTCTTTGCCACTTTGATGGCCACCAAAATGCAGGCTCAGAAAATGATGGAGCAGTCTAAGAACTTTTGGAAAACTCCTGACTCTAAGCTAGTAGAAACGGAAGCTGAGAAACCAAAACTTCGACCCAAGGAGAATATTCCTGAGGCAAAACCACCAAGACCCATTTCTGGTGATATGTCCAAGACTCCGGCTTCGCTGGAGGCAGCCAAGAATAGCTTCTGGTCCACCTTTGCTACGACATCAAAGGAAACCGAGCCCAAAGAGCAAGAAGATGCAGCTGAGGAAGTCGACTTCTGGGCAAGCATAGAAAAAAAGGATACCTCTGATAAGGAAGAAAAACAGTGGACCAAGAAAAAGAAGACCGTAACCTATACCCCTTTGCAAAAAGAGGCAGTGACTAGGGTGGAGCACTGGACAACAACATTTAGGGCTCAATTGGAATCGTTACCAATGCCCCAAAAAGCCGAGGTGCATTTTGTAGTTgaggaaaagcaaaaagaaattGAACAACCGCAAGAGGAGACTCAGGGAGAAGAAACGGATTTCTGGGGATTAGTAAATCAAGATAAGATGGAAAACACAGTCAGTGCAACCTGGGAACGTAAAGAATACAATTCAGAACCTCCTCAGAGAGTGACAGAACAACCCAAGCAACCAGATGAGGACGTTGACTTCTGGGCCAACATTGAAACATCTGGTACTTACGAAGATGAAGAAAAGCCCAATGACATCACCTATGAACCCACAAAGTATCCTGCAGAGCCCCGCGAGGTGGATACTGATGAGGAGATTGACTTCTGGGCCGAGATCGAAGCCAGACGCAACCCAGCAGAAGATGACGACGAAGATGTCACTTTCCATAGGTCAGCAACTTTCTGGGCTCGCAAAGAACGACAAAATTCTATAGAGGAAACCCCTTACAAACCGGTGGAAATCAAAGCCTTCAGAGCAAAGTTACCCGATGAAGCAGCGGTAGAAATTGATGTATGGGCAACCCTAGAAGCAGCCAGAGGCCACGAGCCCGAAATTGTTGATCCCGCGGTGGAAGAGGAAAAGGTTCTTGCCGAGCAATTCGAGGAACTTGAACACGAGAGCtcagaggaggaggaggacgataCGGAGGAAGAAaaggagctggagcagaaACCTCGGGAAGAAGTCCAGGAAAGCAATCTTAGCCATATGGACACCATGTCCCTGGCCTCGATGCATGAGCCAGCTACAGTTTATACATGGGCCCAACCACCACAGGAAGCTGATGATAATGAGGATGAAACCGATTTCTGGGCGGACATGGAAAAGGAACGATCCAAAAAAGAACAGTTCGAGGAAGCTGAACAGAAACGGCACAACTACCGACAGGCCATGGCCTTCTTCAACACCTCGATCGATGGTCAGCAGTCGCCTCCGCAAAAAAATGCCAGTCCCAATCGCAGCAGTGTTATCCTGGAAGTCGAAGAGCCACAAGAAGTGGACCTGGGACCACCCGGTGAGTACCAGTTAGTAGGCGAGGATGGCGTCATCGTAGAGGAACATAAGCCAGCGATAACCGAATCCGAGGAAGAGGAGCGAGGTGCTGCAACTCCAACCAATATGGAGCCCCAACTACCAGAGGTCTATGTGGAGCCCGAGCCGGAAGTGAAGCGCCTTGTTAACGGACTTCCTGATCTTGCCGTGGAGAAGTTTAGCGAAACACCCAAGATATCGGTGCGTGACAGGATCAGTGCCTTTGAGGTTATTCCGTCGGCAACAAGCGATGGCACTAAGGGATTACCAAAGCAATCCCTATCAGTGGATAGTGCCTATGGTAAGGGAACCCTCTCGCGAAACAGCAGCACTCAGCGTTCCGAATCGGAGATCGAGGAGGACGACTCCGGTGTAACAGACATGAATCGTCATCTGTCTGAGACGGACACAGAGTCCGAGAGTTTTCCGGAGCTGCGCAAGATGACCAGCTACCAGCGGGCAGCCACACATTCCAGGCTCTTTAAGCTGTTGCAGGACGAAAATGATGTTCCAGAAGCGGGAGTTCAAACCGCCGATGAATTTCAGCTTAAGCCCAGTCGCAGGAAGATTGTCCACAATGTGTCCATTACCAGGCGCCAAAATCCAGGAGCTCTGAATGACGCGGAGACCATGACGCAGCGCAGAGAACGACTTTCGCTGCCGCTTCGTAAGAATACGAGCATTGATGCGGACAATCCCTCGACGCCAAATAGTCCTGCCTCCCCCATTATGGGGCCGTCGACCAAGAACCAACGCGTGGTTAGCGATAAGTTGGTAAATGAATTGGTCCAGAGCCTGCTCCTCAAGAGCGACAGTTCGCATTTGAGAAATCTGCCCATGGAACGCCTTCAGGCGGCCGCCAAACAAGCCCTCGTGGAGGAGATGGACTCGGCACAGGAGAACAGTTCGCTGGACAGCACGCCGGCTCCCACGCCCAAGCATGATAAGGAGTATTCCGACTACTACAACAGCTGGTGCGAGGCCAGTGGCAGTGGCGACGATGTGTTGCCCTCCAAAAGCTTCCGTGCTCTGCAAGATCCACGACGCAGTCCTTGGACGGTGCGGTGTCCGCGAGTTCTCAGCTCCAAGACGATAAACCGGGACTTAGCCCGGGTTACAGAGTCACCGGAAATAGCCAATGGACGGGGCAGCAAAAGTCCCGAATGCTTTCGTCAGAACTCACACTCTCAGTCTCGGGAACGATCCGTAAGCAGTTGGCGAAGAGTTTAA